The Spirochaetota bacterium genome has a segment encoding these proteins:
- a CDS encoding acetyl-CoA synthase subunit gamma — translation MAVRQQAADSLKEITKDRPGWQIGILNTPSGLVPLITAEWSGKDRWGQVRARMTSFRMDYIVRPGLYAIGKPDASSEIFVSANYKLSFDILRRELKGLDGWILVLDTRGINVWCAAGKGTFGTDELVKRIIASNLSSLVTHRRVIIPQLGATGVKASEVKKKTGFSVCFGPVEASDIKGYFAAGRHAMPSMRRIRFGLAERLVLVPMELNQAMRIFPLAALIILALFGLQPSGILFYNAWFEGWSFLALTLVAVFAGAVLTPALLPVIPSRSFAMKGLITGAALTAPLLFLTPTGRSSWFFQSSALVLFPLLSSYLALQFTGATTFTTISGVKKELAIWLPIYIAGLALSIILIILYKIQTWGLL, via the coding sequence ATGGCTGTACGGCAGCAAGCCGCCGATTCCCTGAAAGAGATCACAAAAGACAGGCCCGGATGGCAAATAGGTATCCTGAACACCCCATCGGGCCTGGTACCCCTGATCACCGCAGAATGGTCCGGAAAAGACCGGTGGGGACAGGTCCGGGCCAGGATGACATCATTTAGAATGGATTACATCGTCAGGCCAGGGCTCTACGCCATCGGCAAACCGGACGCGTCATCGGAGATTTTTGTGTCAGCCAATTACAAGCTCAGCTTCGATATCCTTCGGCGGGAGCTGAAGGGCCTGGACGGGTGGATCCTGGTCCTCGACACCAGGGGCATCAACGTCTGGTGCGCCGCCGGCAAGGGCACCTTTGGAACCGATGAGCTGGTGAAAAGGATCATAGCCTCGAACCTTTCAAGCCTTGTCACCCACAGGCGCGTCATCATTCCGCAGCTGGGCGCCACCGGCGTGAAGGCTTCGGAAGTTAAGAAAAAAACCGGGTTCTCCGTCTGCTTCGGTCCGGTCGAGGCGTCGGATATTAAAGGATATTTCGCGGCGGGCCGCCATGCGATGCCGTCCATGCGAAGAATCCGCTTCGGCCTGGCGGAGCGCCTGGTCCTTGTCCCGATGGAGCTGAACCAGGCCATGAGAATATTTCCCCTGGCGGCCCTGATCATTCTGGCGCTGTTCGGGCTCCAGCCGTCGGGCATTCTCTTTTACAACGCCTGGTTCGAGGGATGGTCCTTTCTCGCCCTGACCCTGGTTGCGGTCTTTGCCGGCGCCGTGTTGACGCCGGCCCTGCTCCCCGTCATTCCCTCCCGCTCCTTTGCCATGAAGGGGCTGATCACGGGGGCCGCCCTGACGGCGCCCCTCCTGTTCCTGACCCCGACAGGGAGGAGCTCATGGTTTTTCCAATCATCGGCCCTGGTTCTCTTCCCGCTTCTTTCATCGTACCTGGCCCTCCAGTTCACCGGGGCGACAACCTTTACGACCATATCCGGCGTCAAGAAGGAGCTCGCGATATGGCTGCCGATCTATATCGCCGGACTGGCCCTTTCGATCATCCTTATCATCCTGTATAAAATCCAGACATGGGGGCTCCTATGA
- a CDS encoding SPASM domain-containing protein: MNKYARYLMKTKENFFLVFRPENQKVSPRVSQVYLELSTHCNLSCRSCIRNTIVDFRKRHFTPALMKKVKLMLEALGPERIVLLGFGEALCNPHIRDHLRSLREIETKIVLVSNASFLTGEMSSFLVELPLDEIYVSWDDDIFGSDAAIRRGASADLFRRNIETLAGKKASAGRRLPTIGLQIVATRTNHGHMAKTIRYGHSIGIEQFIVSNLYPYDESMTGEILYDIRSGHEVDLRKLLRREIRKYTVRVAHQKGRRNRSCPFIEKGTIFITADGEIAPCPELAYTHPAYYSGLPRIHTRFILGSVSTGSLDDIWEGEAFTDLRNNFQYYDFPDCAYCYRPDMCYKRTVEGSDCYGNRTPCSECLWAKGIVICP, from the coding sequence ATGAATAAATACGCGCGCTATCTCATGAAGACGAAAGAAAATTTTTTCCTGGTTTTCAGACCCGAAAATCAGAAAGTGTCCCCCCGCGTCTCGCAGGTCTACCTCGAGCTGTCCACTCACTGCAACCTGTCATGCCGCAGTTGCATCAGGAATACCATCGTCGATTTCAGGAAAAGACATTTCACACCCGCACTGATGAAAAAAGTGAAACTGATGCTGGAGGCCCTTGGGCCGGAGAGGATCGTGCTCCTCGGCTTCGGCGAGGCGCTGTGCAACCCCCACATCAGGGACCACCTGAGGTCGCTCCGGGAGATTGAAACGAAGATCGTCCTTGTCTCCAACGCGTCGTTCCTGACCGGGGAGATGTCATCATTCCTCGTCGAACTTCCCCTTGACGAGATCTACGTATCCTGGGACGACGATATATTCGGCTCCGATGCCGCGATCCGCCGCGGCGCCAGCGCCGATCTCTTCAGGAGGAACATTGAAACCCTGGCCGGGAAAAAAGCCTCGGCCGGAAGAAGACTCCCGACAATCGGGCTGCAGATCGTCGCTACCCGGACCAATCATGGGCATATGGCAAAGACCATCCGGTACGGCCATTCCATCGGCATCGAACAATTCATAGTCTCCAATCTGTATCCTTACGACGAATCCATGACCGGGGAGATCCTCTATGACATCAGGAGCGGCCATGAGGTGGACCTGCGCAAATTGCTCCGCCGCGAGATTAGGAAATATACGGTCAGGGTGGCCCATCAGAAAGGACGCCGCAACAGGTCCTGTCCCTTCATTGAAAAGGGCACCATCTTCATTACCGCTGACGGCGAAATAGCCCCGTGCCCCGAGCTGGCCTATACCCACCCGGCCTATTATTCAGGACTGCCGAGAATTCATACAAGGTTTATACTGGGAAGCGTCTCTACCGGGTCGCTGGATGATATATGGGAAGGAGAGGCCTTTACCGACCTGAGGAATAATTTTCAATATTATGATTTCCCTGATTGCGCCTATTGCTACCGGCCTGATATGTGCTACAAACGCACGGTCGAAGGATCCGACTGCTACGGCAACCGCACGCCCTGCAGCGAATGTCTATGGGCAAAGGGGATCGTGATCTGTCCCTGA
- a CDS encoding universal stress protein, translating to MFKPKRILVTTDFSDESDAALREAVGIGEQFRSTVYLLHVIPEPVQYGFDYPLDEPLIAAGHGRLRNEAARRMDEMIGRVAPDSIVQIMKEIRFGNTVDEIIAVERDRDIDLVMAATHRPHRRWLGDTHHLMKDLVNRSACETIIVR from the coding sequence ATGTTCAAACCAAAAAGAATCCTGGTAACAACCGATTTCTCCGATGAATCCGATGCAGCCCTCCGCGAGGCCGTCGGCATCGGCGAGCAGTTCCGCTCCACCGTCTACCTGCTCCATGTCATTCCGGAACCGGTGCAGTACGGCTTTGACTATCCCCTGGACGAGCCCCTCATCGCCGCAGGGCACGGCAGGCTCCGGAATGAAGCGGCGCGCAGGATGGATGAGATGATCGGCAGGGTCGCTCCGGATTCCATAGTGCAGATCATGAAAGAGATCCGCTTCGGCAACACCGTTGACGAGATCATCGCAGTCGAGCGCGACCGCGATATCGATCTCGTCATGGCCGCGACCCACAGGCCGCACCGCAGATGGTTGGGCGACACCCATCATCTCATGAAAGACCTCGTCAACAGGTCAGCCTGTGAAACAATAATCGTGCGATAA
- a CDS encoding PAS domain S-box protein has translation MNEFFILNHDYSLYISGLGFIITAAMVFPLARIKEETIPWMHLAFFGLLYGVSEWLGSLALGFGSGRILPVLRVALIGLSFLSLLEFGRSGIAAINRRMPGRWIHAPLAALGLCGGIFGLDGMNASMHYFMGFPGGLWAGWVLWRYRVRYIKRKSIMALGAILPVLGGMSILIMPPPAPFFPASIINEASFLDATGFPMHLLQGILAFFAAAIVWRYTWSLRQTIPAPARRKRILAEVSLLMLLILIIFAGWAIADFSGKEKESEERNDIVKILQTGKACIDAEKVARLTGTAADLASPDYRSLKEKLVKMKGVSDKIRFYYLMRLVDDKAIFLADSEPVESSGYSPPGQVYDELTEEARAIFSSREPVVLNPETDRWGAWISTSVSITAEDGRFVGLLGFDMDAESWRKMIERERLKTILSVMLFSCMVILFYSAQRRAHEAKGVIQLVADEQSLLLDTINTQIWYLTDPETYGRVNEAHAAFLGRSVDEVNYHGLWGLLSDEDAWQQVESNQEVFSTGKRAEMESWVINGQGELRYVTVVKTPKLDMLGNVEYLVCSAEDITDRKLIEAELRISEARFRSYFEMSLTGIAITSADKHWIEVNDRLCEIMGRTREDFQSITWADMTHPDDLDADVQQFDRILKGEIESYHMDKRYIRKDGEIVWASLAVGCVRKENGAVDIILAIIQDISDRKRAEEALRVSEERYRLIAENSSDVIWTMTLDGRFTYVTPSVTYLTGYTPEEVMEIPLDRYIVADYIPDIMKELREELRKPPGERIHAKTLEVQQYTKDGSIIDIETTTNWIFNEKGEPVGIQGSTRDIRKRKRAEEELRDREKTLNAITGSAQDGIVMIDNGGNVSFWNDAATRILGYERDEVMGINLHELIMPDRYVEAYRMNYPHFQATGEGNVVGKTLELTAKRKDGIEIPVDLSMSSMMLKGRWCAVGIIRDITERKRAEEALAKTLEEKGMLLRELQHRVKNSFTMMVGLVDLESHRIEDPSTQLVLQQLRDRIMSLSNLYDLLYRSDEVKDVRLDHYLDQICRSIVESYISDNERITLSTQMGEVRVKVKSAIPIGLAVNEILTNAVKYAFPEGREGRVTVMLQTRDDTLILEISDNGRGMQPETQRKASTGMGSQLIRLMVKQLNGTLSLTSEGGTVYRIEIPMARL, from the coding sequence ATGAATGAATTCTTTATACTAAATCATGACTACAGCCTCTACATCAGCGGGCTTGGTTTTATCATTACCGCGGCCATGGTCTTTCCCCTGGCGCGTATTAAGGAAGAGACGATACCGTGGATGCATCTGGCTTTTTTCGGCCTTCTGTACGGCGTATCAGAATGGCTTGGATCTCTGGCACTGGGTTTCGGCAGCGGCCGGATTCTTCCGGTCCTCAGGGTGGCCCTGATCGGCCTGAGCTTTCTGAGCCTCCTGGAGTTCGGACGGTCCGGCATCGCGGCTATAAACAGAAGGATGCCGGGAAGATGGATTCACGCGCCCCTGGCAGCCCTGGGGCTGTGCGGGGGGATTTTCGGCCTTGACGGGATGAACGCTTCAATGCATTATTTCATGGGTTTCCCCGGGGGCCTCTGGGCGGGGTGGGTCCTATGGCGGTATCGGGTACGTTATATAAAAAGAAAGTCGATCATGGCCCTTGGCGCCATTTTACCGGTTTTGGGAGGCATGTCCATTCTCATTATGCCTCCACCGGCACCCTTCTTCCCCGCGTCGATCATCAATGAGGCGTCATTCCTGGACGCCACTGGCTTCCCCATGCATCTTCTTCAGGGCATTCTCGCTTTTTTCGCCGCCGCAATAGTATGGAGATACACATGGTCGTTACGACAGACCATTCCGGCGCCGGCAAGGCGTAAGCGCATTCTCGCCGAAGTGTCGCTGCTCATGCTGTTGATCCTTATCATTTTCGCGGGATGGGCCATTGCCGATTTCTCGGGGAAGGAAAAAGAATCCGAGGAGCGCAATGACATAGTGAAGATACTGCAAACCGGCAAGGCGTGCATTGATGCGGAAAAGGTCGCCCGGCTTACCGGGACCGCCGCCGACCTGGCCAGCCCCGATTACCGGAGTCTCAAAGAGAAGCTGGTCAAGATGAAAGGGGTCTCGGATAAAATTCGATTCTATTACCTGATGCGATTGGTGGATGACAAAGCCATATTTCTGGCCGATTCCGAACCGGTGGAATCTTCCGGGTATTCTCCCCCGGGGCAGGTCTATGATGAGCTTACCGAGGAGGCCAGGGCTATTTTTTCATCCAGGGAACCGGTTGTTCTGAATCCGGAAACGGACCGATGGGGGGCCTGGATCTCCACATCCGTGTCAATTACGGCCGAAGACGGCAGGTTTGTCGGTCTCCTGGGCTTCGATATGGACGCGGAGAGCTGGAGAAAAATGATAGAGCGCGAGCGCCTGAAGACGATCCTGAGCGTGATGCTTTTTTCCTGCATGGTGATCCTGTTTTACTCCGCCCAGCGCCGCGCCCATGAAGCCAAAGGGGTGATCCAGCTGGTGGCGGACGAGCAGTCCCTTCTTCTCGACACTATCAATACTCAGATATGGTACCTTACCGATCCGGAAACCTACGGCAGGGTCAACGAGGCCCACGCCGCCTTCCTGGGGCGCTCGGTCGACGAGGTTAACTACCACGGCCTGTGGGGGCTTTTATCTGATGAGGATGCCTGGCAGCAGGTGGAGAGCAACCAGGAGGTGTTTTCCACCGGAAAGCGCGCTGAAATGGAATCGTGGGTTATCAACGGGCAGGGGGAGCTCCGGTATGTAACCGTGGTCAAAACCCCCAAGCTGGATATGCTGGGGAACGTGGAATACCTGGTCTGTTCGGCCGAGGATATCACCGACCGCAAGCTCATCGAGGCCGAGCTGCGGATCAGCGAGGCGCGGTTCCGCAGTTACTTCGAGATGTCTCTCACCGGCATCGCCATCACCTCGGCGGACAAGCACTGGATCGAGGTCAACGACCGGCTCTGCGAGATCATGGGCCGCACCCGCGAGGATTTCCAGTCCATTACCTGGGCCGACATGACCCATCCCGACGACCTGGACGCCGACGTGCAGCAGTTCGATAGGATCCTGAAGGGCGAAATCGAGTCGTATCATATGGACAAGCGATACATCCGGAAGGACGGCGAGATTGTCTGGGCCAGCCTCGCCGTGGGCTGCGTCCGGAAGGAAAACGGCGCTGTCGATATAATACTGGCCATCATCCAGGATATCAGCGACCGGAAGCGGGCCGAAGAGGCCCTGCGGGTAAGCGAGGAGCGCTATCGCCTCATAGCCGAGAATTCTTCAGACGTGATCTGGACCATGACCCTGGACGGCCGCTTCACCTATGTGACCCCTTCGGTGACGTATCTCACCGGTTATACGCCTGAGGAGGTAATGGAAATACCCCTTGACCGATACATCGTGGCCGATTACATTCCCGACATCATGAAGGAGCTCAGGGAAGAGCTCCGGAAACCGCCCGGGGAGCGAATCCACGCCAAGACCCTTGAAGTGCAGCAGTACACCAAGGACGGATCGATAATAGATATCGAGACGACCACCAACTGGATTTTTAATGAAAAAGGCGAGCCCGTCGGCATTCAGGGTTCCACCAGGGACATCCGCAAGCGCAAGAGGGCCGAGGAGGAGCTCCGCGACAGGGAAAAGACCCTTAACGCCATAACCGGATCCGCCCAGGACGGCATCGTGATGATCGACAACGGCGGCAATGTCTCTTTCTGGAACGACGCGGCGACCCGCATACTCGGATATGAACGGGATGAGGTCATGGGGATTAACCTCCATGAGCTGATAATGCCTGACCGGTACGTTGAAGCCTACCGCATGAATTATCCCCATTTCCAGGCAACCGGGGAGGGAAACGTCGTGGGCAAGACACTGGAGCTTACGGCGAAGCGGAAGGACGGCATCGAGATTCCCGTCGATCTTTCCATGTCCTCCATGATGCTGAAGGGACGGTGGTGCGCCGTCGGCATCATTCGCGATATCACCGAGCGCAAGAGGGCCGAGGAGGCGCTGGCGAAAACGCTTGAAGAGAAGGGGATGCTGCTGCGGGAGCTCCAGCATCGCGTGAAAAACAGCTTCACCATGATGGTGGGCCTTGTCGATCTTGAATCGCACCGCATCGAAGATCCATCGACACAGCTGGTCCTCCAGCAGCTCCGGGATCGGATCATGTCCCTTTCCAACCTGTACGATCTCCTCTACCGTTCCGACGAGGTGAAGGACGTGCGTCTCGACCACTACCTGGACCAGATCTGCAGGTCCATAGTCGAATCGTATATTTCCGATAACGAGCGGATCACACTGTCCACGCAGATGGGGGAAGTGCGGGTCAAGGTGAAGTCGGCCATTCCCATCGGTCTTGCCGTGAACGAGATCCTGACCAACGCGGTGAAGTACGCCTTCCCCGAGGGCCGGGAGGGCCGGGTTACCGTAATGCTTCAGACCCGGGACGACACCCTTATCCTCGAGATCTCGGACAATGGCAGGGGTATGCAGCCAGAAACCCAAAGGAAAGCCTCAACCGGCATGGGGAGCCAGCTGATACGGTTGATGGTAAAGCAGCTCAATGGCACTCTTTCGTTAACCAGTGAAGGCGGAACGGTGTACCGCATCGAGATTCCGATGGCGAGACTGTAA
- a CDS encoding 4Fe-4S binding protein produces MKYLKNVTTLHYDAEKCAGCGKCTEVCPHGVFVMNDGKASVTDRDLCMECGACALNCEFGALTVGSGVGCAAAIIRSMITGGEAVCGCSDASPDAKNTGCC; encoded by the coding sequence ATGAAGTACCTGAAAAACGTAACCACCCTTCATTATGACGCTGAGAAATGCGCCGGCTGCGGGAAATGCACCGAGGTCTGTCCCCACGGGGTGTTCGTGATGAACGACGGGAAAGCTTCGGTCACAGACCGGGACCTCTGCATGGAGTGCGGCGCCTGCGCGCTGAACTGCGAGTTCGGCGCCCTCACCGTCGGTTCCGGCGTAGGCTGCGCCGCGGCCATCATCCGGAGCATGATCACCGGCGGCGAAGCGGTCTGCGGCTGCAGCGACGCGTCCCCGGACGCGAAAAACACGGGCTGCTGCTGA
- a CDS encoding hemerythrin domain-containing protein — protein sequence MKATDILREEHDLILVMLQVVDSACARIEEGEGADPSHLADMIDFIQNFADRCHHAKEENLLFPALRKTGLGGDNGPIGVMLAEHSEGRYFVKGMKEALEEMKAGDTMASERFIADAGGYVKLLDGHIMKENNILFRMADERLTDTQQKELLEGFDRVEREEIGAGVHEKYHDMLHRLRDIYLPVRK from the coding sequence ATGAAGGCAACGGATATTCTAAGAGAAGAACATGACTTGATTCTGGTGATGCTTCAAGTTGTAGACTCTGCCTGCGCGAGGATCGAGGAGGGAGAAGGGGCCGACCCGTCCCACCTGGCTGACATGATCGATTTCATTCAAAATTTCGCCGACCGGTGCCACCACGCCAAGGAGGAAAACCTTCTGTTCCCGGCCCTGAGAAAGACAGGCCTCGGCGGGGACAACGGGCCCATCGGGGTCATGCTGGCGGAGCACTCCGAGGGACGCTACTTCGTGAAGGGCATGAAGGAGGCGCTGGAGGAGATGAAGGCCGGCGACACCATGGCGTCGGAGCGCTTCATTGCCGATGCCGGCGGCTACGTGAAGCTCCTGGACGGCCACATCATGAAGGAAAACAACATCCTGTTCCGCATGGCCGATGAGCGCCTGACCGACACCCAGCAGAAAGAGCTGCTGGAGGGCTTTGACCGAGTGGAGCGCGAGGAGATAGGCGCCGGGGTCCATGAAAAATACCACGACATGCTGCACCGGCTCCGCGATATATATCTGCCGGTGAGGAAATAA
- a CDS encoding winged helix-turn-helix transcriptional regulator, whose amino-acid sequence MEQKLHPQFEARASILKAMGHPTRLFIIEELYKQERCVNELTDMIGADVSTVSKHLSVLKNTGLVLDEKRGTSIYYRLCCPCVVDFIGCIETVLRTSLEKQLNIVQCCGIGLKPDNVK is encoded by the coding sequence ATGGAACAAAAACTGCATCCCCAATTCGAGGCGCGAGCAAGCATACTCAAGGCCATGGGACACCCAACGCGACTTTTCATCATCGAGGAGCTCTACAAGCAGGAGCGGTGCGTGAATGAGCTCACTGACATGATAGGTGCCGACGTCTCCACTGTCTCCAAGCACCTGAGCGTGCTGAAAAACACCGGTCTTGTCCTTGATGAAAAGCGGGGCACCAGCATTTATTACCGGCTCTGCTGTCCCTGCGTGGTCGACTTCATCGGCTGCATAGAAACGGTCCTCAGGACAAGCCTGGAAAAGCAGCTGAACATCGTCCAGTGCTGCGGCATAGGCCTGAAGCCCGATAATGTGAAATGA
- a CDS encoding glycosyltransferase family 4 protein, producing MRTDKPLKICLLCYRGNPYSGGQGIYLKYIADEMVRQGHEVHAIVGPPYPFPMKGVVLHAIHNNQYFVRKKLDIIEADDPFAILRPLNFYEYLASRTGAFSEISAFGWRAYMLLRDLHEKHSFDVIHDNQSVGYGLLMMKYFGIPVIATIHHPLSIDLVNVLERTQKFKNKAKTVMFYPTLMQSIVARRLDHIITVSEDSKRMIRRDFGVPLENQTVVYNGIDRSVFRPLPGVRKKKGRIIFVGNVEDGKKGFAYLLKALPRIDRRVTVTAVEGGAPHHKVTDRLMTAFGLEGRVHFTGKTTTEDLVRLYSESELAIVPSVYEGFGLPAAEAMACGVPVVSSDGGALPEVVGDAGVVVPVRDDIALADAVNGLIGDPKRMKAMGAAGIERVKRHFNWEKAVREIVAVYRRFL from the coding sequence ATGAGAACGGACAAGCCCCTGAAGATTTGCCTCCTCTGCTACCGCGGAAATCCCTATTCCGGCGGCCAGGGGATCTACCTCAAGTACATCGCCGACGAGATGGTGCGCCAGGGCCACGAGGTCCACGCCATCGTGGGACCGCCCTATCCGTTCCCGATGAAGGGGGTCGTTCTCCACGCCATACACAACAACCAGTACTTCGTTCGCAAGAAGCTAGATATCATAGAGGCGGACGATCCCTTCGCGATCCTCCGTCCCCTCAATTTTTACGAATACCTGGCCAGCCGCACCGGCGCCTTTTCCGAGATCAGCGCCTTCGGGTGGCGCGCCTACATGCTCCTGCGCGACCTCCATGAGAAGCACTCCTTCGACGTGATCCACGACAACCAGTCCGTCGGCTACGGCCTCCTCATGATGAAGTATTTCGGGATCCCGGTGATCGCCACGATCCATCATCCCCTTTCGATCGACCTGGTGAACGTGCTGGAGCGGACTCAGAAGTTCAAGAACAAGGCGAAGACCGTGATGTTCTATCCCACCCTGATGCAGTCGATCGTGGCCAGGCGTCTGGACCACATCATCACCGTGTCGGAGGATTCGAAAAGGATGATCCGCCGCGATTTCGGCGTGCCCCTGGAAAACCAGACCGTGGTCTACAACGGCATAGACCGGTCCGTGTTCCGGCCGCTGCCGGGGGTGAGGAAGAAAAAGGGCAGGATCATCTTTGTCGGCAACGTCGAGGACGGCAAGAAGGGCTTCGCCTATCTCCTGAAGGCGCTTCCCCGCATCGACCGGCGGGTCACCGTCACGGCCGTGGAGGGAGGCGCGCCCCACCACAAGGTCACGGACCGGCTGATGACGGCTTTCGGCCTGGAGGGCCGCGTTCATTTTACCGGCAAGACCACCACCGAGGACCTGGTGCGCCTCTACAGCGAGTCTGAGCTGGCCATCGTACCTTCCGTGTACGAGGGCTTCGGCCTCCCCGCGGCCGAGGCCATGGCCTGCGGCGTGCCGGTCGTGTCCAGCGACGGCGGCGCCCTCCCGGAAGTGGTGGGCGATGCCGGCGTGGTGGTCCCGGTCCGCGATGATATCGCCCTGGCGGACGCAGTCAACGGCCTCATCGGCGATCCGAAACGCATGAAGGCCATGGGCGCGGCCGGCATCGAGCGGGTGAAGCGTCACTTCAACTGGGAAAAGGCCGTGCGGGAGATAGTAGCCGTGTACCGGCGCTTCCTTTAA
- a CDS encoding anaerobic nitric oxide reductase flavorubredoxin produces MAFTVKNSITWAGKVDWELRKFHGNEYSTHRGSTYNAYLVRDEKTALVDTVWAPFAKEFVSALEKEIDLKKIDYIIANHGEIDHSGSLPELMRRIPDTPVYCTANGVKSLKGHYHENWNFVTVKTGDRLSLGSKELIFIEAPMLHWPDTMMCYLTGDNVLFSNDAFGQHYATSGMFNDTVDQDELFAECMKYYANILTPFSPLVTKKINEVLAFKLPVDIICPSHGVIWRDNPTQIIEKYLAWADAYRENQVTILYDTMWGGTRAMAEAIAAAIREADRDVAVKLFNASNTDKNDIITEVFKARAVGVGSPTINQGILSSVAGLLEEMRGLKFRNKKAFAFGTYGWSGESVKMIRNGLESAGFELMGEGVKALWNPDNEAVKACADFGRKVAASL; encoded by the coding sequence ATGGCTTTTACGGTAAAAAACAGTATCACTTGGGCGGGTAAGGTCGACTGGGAGCTGAGAAAATTTCACGGCAATGAATATTCAACGCACCGCGGCTCTACCTATAATGCGTACCTGGTGCGGGACGAAAAAACCGCTCTCGTGGACACGGTCTGGGCGCCCTTTGCGAAGGAGTTCGTCTCGGCGCTGGAGAAGGAAATCGATCTGAAAAAAATCGATTATATCATAGCCAACCACGGCGAAATCGACCACAGCGGCTCCCTTCCGGAGCTGATGCGCCGCATACCGGACACGCCGGTTTACTGCACGGCCAACGGGGTCAAGTCGCTGAAGGGCCACTACCACGAAAACTGGAATTTCGTCACGGTGAAGACCGGCGACCGCCTGAGCCTCGGCTCAAAAGAGCTGATTTTCATAGAGGCTCCCATGCTCCACTGGCCTGATACCATGATGTGTTACCTGACCGGCGACAATGTGCTTTTCAGCAACGACGCCTTCGGACAGCATTACGCCACGAGCGGGATGTTCAATGACACGGTGGATCAGGATGAGCTCTTCGCCGAGTGCATGAAGTATTACGCCAATATCCTCACGCCCTTCAGCCCGCTGGTGACGAAAAAGATAAACGAAGTGCTCGCGTTCAAGCTGCCGGTGGACATAATCTGCCCGAGCCACGGCGTCATCTGGCGGGACAACCCGACCCAGATCATCGAGAAATACCTGGCCTGGGCCGACGCGTACCGGGAAAACCAGGTCACGATACTGTACGACACCATGTGGGGCGGAACCCGGGCCATGGCGGAGGCGATCGCCGCCGCCATCAGGGAGGCTGACAGGGATGTTGCGGTGAAGCTCTTCAACGCATCCAATACGGACAAGAACGACATCATCACGGAGGTGTTCAAGGCCAGAGCGGTGGGAGTGGGTTCCCCCACGATCAACCAGGGCATCCTGAGCTCCGTGGCGGGCCTTCTTGAGGAAATGCGGGGGCTGAAATTCAGGAACAAGAAGGCCTTCGCCTTCGGGACCTATGGGTGGAGCGGCGAGTCGGTGAAAATGATCCGGAACGGGCTCGAGTCGGCCGGCTTTGAACTCATGGGGGAGGGGGTCAAGGCTCTCTGGAACCCGGACAATGAGGCGGTGAAGGCCTGCGCTGACTTTGGCAGAAAGGTTGCCGCATCGCTGTAA
- a CDS encoding ferredoxin, which produces MKAKVDPALCTACELCVQTCPEVFRMEGDTAVAYADPVPSRHEESVKEAANDCPAEAISVS; this is translated from the coding sequence ATGAAAGCAAAAGTTGATCCGGCCCTCTGCACCGCCTGCGAGCTCTGCGTGCAGACCTGCCCGGAAGTGTTCAGGATGGAGGGAGACACGGCCGTCGCCTATGCCGACCCGGTGCCGTCCCGGCACGAAGAATCGGTGAAAGAGGCGGCCAATGATTGCCCGGCGGAAGCGATAAGCGTTTCGTGA
- a CDS encoding universal stress protein produces MFKPKRILVTTDFSAESDRALREALGIGEQFRSTIYLLHVIPEIEQCAVDYCLTESVLQAEKNKLRDEAEYKMDEMIGKIDPDRMVQIVKVIRFGNTVDVIVSFELERAIDLVVAAPHKPQRRWFGDTHHFMKDLVNRSVCETMVVR; encoded by the coding sequence ATGTTTAAACCAAAACGCATCCTGGTAACAACAGACTTCTCCGCCGAATCCGACAGAGCCCTGCGCGAAGCCCTCGGCATCGGGGAGCAGTTCCGCTCGACCATTTATCTTCTCCACGTGATTCCCGAAATCGAGCAGTGCGCCGTTGACTACTGCCTCACCGAATCGGTGCTCCAGGCCGAAAAAAACAAGCTCCGTGATGAAGCGGAATACAAGATGGATGAGATGATCGGCAAAATCGATCCCGACCGCATGGTGCAGATCGTGAAGGTGATCCGCTTCGGCAACACCGTTGACGTGATCGTATCGTTCGAGCTTGAACGCGCCATCGACCTGGTCGTGGCCGCTCCCCACAAGCCGCAGCGGCGCTGGTTCGGGGACACCCATCATTTCATGAAAGACCTGGTGAACAGATCGGTCTGCGAGACCATGGTTGTCAGATAA